From the genome of Amia ocellicauda isolate fAmiCal2 chromosome 14, fAmiCal2.hap1, whole genome shotgun sequence, one region includes:
- the tlr18 gene encoding toll-like receptor 18 isoform X2: MSGPVKVTSLANLVLCILVTLAPALSASHFPCPSDGLVANCKGMNLLEVPVDLPPTLEVLDLSYNKLDTIREEDFAKLSHLRVLQLQFNNISHIADAAFWHNPLLENLNIFNNSLRSIPHEALRPLSRLESLEMSNNLYDRATLGPIFSSFTSLKLLSMGGPLILNLSRVDFQALANTTLEKFAIKTASSLLSYEPGTLTVIHTKNLWLDVALDKQPDILPKILCDLAGKRLALLRFRNVFEFTYYTGTQDLFQGLRDIRIYQLIFYRGKFNENLLRMALLNMQESSIRGLGLLSIDFARSPNFMDDGAGSSVTSLSLDDLALWDISNPDVLRFDWRFTWFRGIRRLSIKNVNFNFVPCDAWNEMEKVEVMMLTNNRLQNSFIYNLQCIYRDTLPVLQLFNASTNELTSLAKMAALMEHWHQLRVLDFSYNQLGEVQESCEWKNNISKMVLHHNNFVHHSLGCLPTTLEYLDLSYSNLEQLDMDYFQNARRLQVLLLSGNKIKFIPSGWKSPRLQSLAVDGNAFGLLSTGSFQNMPELLWLKAGNNPYHCTCDLHAFIEETTSKGKVNITDWPAGYVCYHPEALLNTFVAKFLPGKVACDVRLVVAISVVTTACVVIVLVLLCYAFNVTWYAKATYQILRAKYRARQEGGDLSRDYIYHAFISYSHSDAEWVRDYLLPCLESSVPPYRLCIHERDFMPGRWIIDNIIENIENSKKVIFVLSRHFVNSEWCNYELYFAHQRAIGKTFQDVVLVVKEVLDPDSLPSKFCKLKKMLNTKTYLEWPQEPNRQAFFWAQLRGVLGKPMARGERQIGLCLQVAQ; this comes from the exons ATGTCGGGCCCAGTAAAAGTGACATCCTTGGCGAACCTGGTACTGTGTATTTTGGTGACCCTGGCCCCTGCTCTCTCTGCCAGCCACTTTCCCTGCCCCTCCGATGGCTTGGTTGCCAACTGCAAAGGCATGAACCTCCTCGAGGTGCCTGTCGACCTGCCCCCCACACTGGAGGTGCTGGACTTGTCCTACAATAAGCTGGACACAATACGGGAGGAGGACTTTGCCAAGCTCTCACACCTGCGGGTCCTCCAGCTGCAGTTCAACAACATCTCTCACATCGCGGATGCTGCCTTCTGGCACAATCCACTCCTGGAGAATCTGAACATCTTCAACAACTCCCTGCGGTCAATCCCCCATGAGGCCCTGCGCCCATTGTCCAGACTCGAATCCCTGGAGATGTCCAACAACCTCTACGACCGCGCCACCCTCGGGCCCATCTTCTCCAGCTTCACCAGCCTCAAGCTGCTGTCCATGGGAGGTCCACTCATCCTGAACTTGAGCAGGGTTGATTTCCAAGCTCTTGCCAACACCACCCTGGAGAAGTTTGCTATCAAGACAGCCTCCAGCTTGCTCAGCTACGAACCGGGGACTCTCACTGTCATCCATACCAAAAACCTGTGGCTGGACGTGGCCTTGGATAAACAGCCCGACATCCTGCCCAAGATTCTGTGCGATCTGGCTGGCAAGAGATTGGCCCTCCTCCGTTTCAGGAACGTCTTTGAGTTCACATATTACACTGGCACCCAAGACCTCTTCCAGGGGCTCAGAGACATCAGGATCTATCAGCTGATTTTCTACCGGGGAAAGTTCAATGAGAACCTTCTGAGGATGGCGCTGCTCAACATGCAGGAATCCTCCATCCGCGGCCTGGGGCTGCTGTCCATCGATTTTGCCCGGTCACCCAATTTCATGGATGACGGGGCGGGCTCCAGTGTGACAAGCCTCTCCCTGGATGATCTGGCCCTCTG GGACATCAGCAATCCAGATGTGCTGCGCTTTGACTGGCGCTTCACTTGGTTCAGGGGCATCCGCCGGCTGTCAATCAAGAACGTTAACTTCAACTTCGTGCCATGCGACGCCTGGAATGAGATGGAGAAGGTGGAGGTCATGATGCTCACCAACAACCGCCTGCAAAACAGCTTCATCTACAACCTTCAGTGCATCTACCGGGACACCTTGCCTGTCCTCCAGCTCTTCAACGCCAGCACTAACGAACTCACCAGCCTGGCAAAAATGGCCGCCCTCATGGAGCACTGGCATCAGCTCCGGGTGCTGGACTTCAGCTACAATCAGCTGGGTGAAGTGCAGGAGAGCTGCGAGTGGAAGAACAACATCTCCAAGATGGTCCTCCACCACAACAACTTCGTGCACCATTCCCTGGGCTGCCTGCCCACCACCCTGGAGTACCTGGACCTCTCCTACTCCAACCTGGAGCAGCTGGACATGGACTACTTCCAGAATGCCCGCCGTCTCCAAGTTCTCCTTCTTAGCGGCAACAAGATCAAGTTCATCCCCTCCGGCTGGAAGAGCCCCAGACTTCAGTCTCTGGCAGTGGACGGCAATGCCTTTGGGCTCCTTAGCACAGGCTCTTTCCAAAACATGCCTGAGTTGTTGTGGCTAAAAGCGGGCAACAACCCCTACCACTGCACCTGCGACCTCCATGCCTTCATCGAGGAGACCACCTCCAAGGGCAAGGTCAACATCACTGACTGGCCAGCTGGCTACGTCTGCTACCATCCAGAGGCTTTACTCAACACCTTTGTGGCCAAGTTCCTCCCCGGTAAGGTGGCCTGCGATGTCCGGCTTGTGGTGGCCATCTCGGTGGTCACCACTGCCTGTGTGGTGATAGTCCTAGTGCTGCTCTGCTATGCCTTTAATGTCACTTGGTATGCTAAGGCCACCTACCAGATCCTGAGGGCCAAGTACAGAGCCAGGCAAGAAGGGGGAGACCTCTCGCGGGACTACATCTACCACGCTTTCATCTCCTACAGCCACTCAGATGCCGAGTGGGTCAGGGACTATTTGCTGCCCTGCCTGGAGAGCAGCGTGCCCCCCTATCGCCTCTGTATCCACGAGAGAGACTTCATGCCAGGCAGGTGGATCATAGACAATATCATCGAAAACATCGAGAACAGCAAGAAG GTCATCTTCGTGCTGTCGCGCCACTTTGTCAATAGCGAATGGTGTAACTACGAGCTCTACTTCGCCCACCAGAGAGCCATTGGCAAGACCTTTCAAGACGTGGTTCTGGTGGTCAAGGAGGTTCTGGACCCTGACTCCCTGCCCAGCAAGTTCTGCAAGCTGAAGAAGATGCTCAACACCAAGACGTACCTGGAGTGGCCCCAGGAGCCCAACAGAC
- the tlr18 gene encoding toll-like receptor 18 isoform X1: MSGPVKVTSLANLVLCILVTLAPALSASHFPCPSDGLVANCKGMNLLEVPVDLPPTLEVLDLSYNKLDTIREEDFAKLSHLRVLQLQFNNISHIADAAFWHNPLLENLNIFNNSLRSIPHEALRPLSRLESLEMSNNLYDRATLGPIFSSFTSLKLLSMGGPLILNLSRVDFQALANTTLEKFAIKTASSLLSYEPGTLTVIHTKNLWLDVALDKQPDILPKILCDLAGKRLALLRFRNVFEFTYYTGTQDLFQGLRDIRIYQLIFYRGKFNENLLRMALLNMQESSIRGLGLLSIDFARSPNFMDDGAGSSVTSLSLDDLALWDISNPDVLRFDWRFTWFRGIRRLSIKNVNFNFVPCDAWNEMEKVEVMMLTNNRLQNSFIYNLQCIYRDTLPVLQLFNASTNELTSLAKMAALMEHWHQLRVLDFSYNQLGEVQESCEWKNNISKMVLHHNNFVHHSLGCLPTTLEYLDLSYSNLEQLDMDYFQNARRLQVLLLSGNKIKFIPSGWKSPRLQSLAVDGNAFGLLSTGSFQNMPELLWLKAGNNPYHCTCDLHAFIEETTSKGKVNITDWPAGYVCYHPEALLNTFVAKFLPGKVACDVRLVVAISVVTTACVVIVLVLLCYAFNVTWYAKATYQILRAKYRARQEGGDLSRDYIYHAFISYSHSDAEWVRDYLLPCLESSVPPYRLCIHERDFMPGRWIIDNIIENIENSKKVIFVLSRHFVNSEWCNYELYFAHQRAIGKTFQDVVLVVKEVLDPDSLPSKFCKLKKMLNTKTYLEWPQEPNRQAFFWAQLRGVLGKPMARGERQVSCGGSGRSRASVVELPLEETRTPTQPPSAERVLPLPACQQEGEQVSLGNVEDIECGQSPVQVA; this comes from the exons ATGTCGGGCCCAGTAAAAGTGACATCCTTGGCGAACCTGGTACTGTGTATTTTGGTGACCCTGGCCCCTGCTCTCTCTGCCAGCCACTTTCCCTGCCCCTCCGATGGCTTGGTTGCCAACTGCAAAGGCATGAACCTCCTCGAGGTGCCTGTCGACCTGCCCCCCACACTGGAGGTGCTGGACTTGTCCTACAATAAGCTGGACACAATACGGGAGGAGGACTTTGCCAAGCTCTCACACCTGCGGGTCCTCCAGCTGCAGTTCAACAACATCTCTCACATCGCGGATGCTGCCTTCTGGCACAATCCACTCCTGGAGAATCTGAACATCTTCAACAACTCCCTGCGGTCAATCCCCCATGAGGCCCTGCGCCCATTGTCCAGACTCGAATCCCTGGAGATGTCCAACAACCTCTACGACCGCGCCACCCTCGGGCCCATCTTCTCCAGCTTCACCAGCCTCAAGCTGCTGTCCATGGGAGGTCCACTCATCCTGAACTTGAGCAGGGTTGATTTCCAAGCTCTTGCCAACACCACCCTGGAGAAGTTTGCTATCAAGACAGCCTCCAGCTTGCTCAGCTACGAACCGGGGACTCTCACTGTCATCCATACCAAAAACCTGTGGCTGGACGTGGCCTTGGATAAACAGCCCGACATCCTGCCCAAGATTCTGTGCGATCTGGCTGGCAAGAGATTGGCCCTCCTCCGTTTCAGGAACGTCTTTGAGTTCACATATTACACTGGCACCCAAGACCTCTTCCAGGGGCTCAGAGACATCAGGATCTATCAGCTGATTTTCTACCGGGGAAAGTTCAATGAGAACCTTCTGAGGATGGCGCTGCTCAACATGCAGGAATCCTCCATCCGCGGCCTGGGGCTGCTGTCCATCGATTTTGCCCGGTCACCCAATTTCATGGATGACGGGGCGGGCTCCAGTGTGACAAGCCTCTCCCTGGATGATCTGGCCCTCTG GGACATCAGCAATCCAGATGTGCTGCGCTTTGACTGGCGCTTCACTTGGTTCAGGGGCATCCGCCGGCTGTCAATCAAGAACGTTAACTTCAACTTCGTGCCATGCGACGCCTGGAATGAGATGGAGAAGGTGGAGGTCATGATGCTCACCAACAACCGCCTGCAAAACAGCTTCATCTACAACCTTCAGTGCATCTACCGGGACACCTTGCCTGTCCTCCAGCTCTTCAACGCCAGCACTAACGAACTCACCAGCCTGGCAAAAATGGCCGCCCTCATGGAGCACTGGCATCAGCTCCGGGTGCTGGACTTCAGCTACAATCAGCTGGGTGAAGTGCAGGAGAGCTGCGAGTGGAAGAACAACATCTCCAAGATGGTCCTCCACCACAACAACTTCGTGCACCATTCCCTGGGCTGCCTGCCCACCACCCTGGAGTACCTGGACCTCTCCTACTCCAACCTGGAGCAGCTGGACATGGACTACTTCCAGAATGCCCGCCGTCTCCAAGTTCTCCTTCTTAGCGGCAACAAGATCAAGTTCATCCCCTCCGGCTGGAAGAGCCCCAGACTTCAGTCTCTGGCAGTGGACGGCAATGCCTTTGGGCTCCTTAGCACAGGCTCTTTCCAAAACATGCCTGAGTTGTTGTGGCTAAAAGCGGGCAACAACCCCTACCACTGCACCTGCGACCTCCATGCCTTCATCGAGGAGACCACCTCCAAGGGCAAGGTCAACATCACTGACTGGCCAGCTGGCTACGTCTGCTACCATCCAGAGGCTTTACTCAACACCTTTGTGGCCAAGTTCCTCCCCGGTAAGGTGGCCTGCGATGTCCGGCTTGTGGTGGCCATCTCGGTGGTCACCACTGCCTGTGTGGTGATAGTCCTAGTGCTGCTCTGCTATGCCTTTAATGTCACTTGGTATGCTAAGGCCACCTACCAGATCCTGAGGGCCAAGTACAGAGCCAGGCAAGAAGGGGGAGACCTCTCGCGGGACTACATCTACCACGCTTTCATCTCCTACAGCCACTCAGATGCCGAGTGGGTCAGGGACTATTTGCTGCCCTGCCTGGAGAGCAGCGTGCCCCCCTATCGCCTCTGTATCCACGAGAGAGACTTCATGCCAGGCAGGTGGATCATAGACAATATCATCGAAAACATCGAGAACAGCAAGAAG GTCATCTTCGTGCTGTCGCGCCACTTTGTCAATAGCGAATGGTGTAACTACGAGCTCTACTTCGCCCACCAGAGAGCCATTGGCAAGACCTTTCAAGACGTGGTTCTGGTGGTCAAGGAGGTTCTGGACCCTGACTCCCTGCCCAGCAAGTTCTGCAAGCTGAAGAAGATGCTCAACACCAAGACGTACCTGGAGTGGCCCCAGGAGCCCAACAGAC